One region of Quercus lobata isolate SW786 chromosome 2, ValleyOak3.0 Primary Assembly, whole genome shotgun sequence genomic DNA includes:
- the LOC115975863 gene encoding protein TIC 20-I, chloroplastic-like, which translates to MMTLIVPDSIGTVSTIVGSFWYKDAILQKFTNTFTTHKSLARRTVVGCDSKGNSFPHLFATSSSFSSGNQGDLLHRIPVLPRPRKSIIPLQASKDNPFGYRIPKMTEKPEWWWRIIVCIPSLLALQMFETTSYVQTLLDQHGFLEDLLYYILGVVRSLPWWFYILHFYLAYFGVVQNKKWPHYLRFHVAMSFLLE; encoded by the exons ATGATGACTTTGATTGTGCCTGACTCAATAGGCACAGTTTCCACCATTGTCGGTTCTTTTTG GTATAAGGATGCAATTCTACAAAAATTTACCAATACCTTCACAACACATAAATCCTTGGCTAGACGCACGGTTGTTGGATGCGATTCTAAAG GAAATTCATTCCCACACCTTTTCGCCACATCATCTTCGTTTTCAAGTGGAAATCAAGGTGACCTACTGCATAGAATTCCTGTATTACCCAGACCACGCAAATCTATAATACCTCTGCAAGCATCCAAGGATAATCCATTCGGTTATCGCATTCCAAAAATGACTGAGAAGCCAGAATGGTGGTGGAGAATCATTGTATGTATCCCCTCTCTTTTAGCTTTGCAGATGTTTGAGACAACATCTTATGTCCAAACCTTACTTGACCAACATGGATTCCTTGAGGATTTGTTGTATTATATCCTAGGAGTAGTTAGGAGTTTGCCTTGGTGGTTCTATATACTACATTTCTACTTAGCATACTTTGGAGTGGTGCAGAATAAAAAATGGCCTCATTATCTAAGATTTCATGTGGCAATGAGCTTTTTATTGGAATAG
- the LOC115974348 gene encoding sugar transporter ERD6-like 6 has product MSFRDESEEGRDLRKPFLHTGSWYRMGSRQSSMMGSSQVIRDSSISVVACVLIVALGPIQFGFTSGYSSPTQTAITSDLGLSVSEYSLFGSLSNVGAMVGAIASGQISEYVGRKGSLMIAAIPNIIGWLAISFARDYSFLYMGRLLEGFGVGIISYTVPVYISEIAPQNMRGGLGSVNQLSVTIGIMLAYVLGLFVEWRILAVLGMLPCTILIPGLFFIPESPRWLAKMGMTEEFEASLQVLRGFDTDISVEVNEIKRSVASTSKRSTIRFAELKQRRYWFPLTIGIGLLVLQQLSGINGVLFYSSTIFETAGVTSSNAATCGLGAVQVLATGVTLWFVDRSGRRLLLIISSSGMTVSLLIVAASFYLKDFASEDSTFYNVLGIVSVVGVVAMVATFSLGIGAIPWIIMSEILPINIKGLAGSIATLANWFIAWVVTMTANLLLDWSSAGTFTIYMVLCAFTVVFVTLWVPETKGRALEEIQFSFR; this is encoded by the exons atgAGTTTCAGGGATGAGAGCGAAGAAGGGAGGGATCTCAGGAAGCCATTCTTGCACACTGGGAGTTGGTATCGTATGGGGTCAAGGCAGTCCAGTATGATGGGCTCGTCTCAGGTCATTCGTGACAGCTCTATCTCTGTCGTAGCTTGTGTTTTGATTGTCGCTTTAGGACCAATCCAGTTTGGTTTCACT TCTGGGTATTCATCACCTACTCAAACCGCAATCACTTCGGATCTTGGACTTTCGGTTTCAGAG TATTCTTTATTTGGTTCTTTATCCAATGTGGGTGCAATGGTTGGGGCAATAGCAAGCGGTCAGATTTCCGAATATGTTGGTCGAAAAGGA TCCTTAATGATTGCTGCCATACCAAATATTATTGGATGGCTTGCCATATCCTTTGCCAGA GATTATTCATTTCTCTACATGGGCAGACTGTTGGAAGGGTTTGGTGTGGGAATAATATCTTATACG GTTCCTGTGTACATATCTGAGATAGCACCTCAGAACATGAGAGGTGGTTTGGGTTCAGTGAACCAG CTTTCAGTCACCATTGGAATAATGCTGGCTTATGTGCTGGGACTTTTTGTTGAATGGAGAATACTGGCAGTTTTAG GTATGCTGCCATGTACAATATTAATACCTGGTCTGTTTTTCATTCCTGAATCTCCTAGATGGCTG GCAAAAATGGGTATGACAGAAGAATTTGAAGCTTCTTTGCAAGTTCTCCGGGGGTTTGATACTGATATTTCCGTTGAAGTAAATGAAATCAAG AGATCTGTAGCATCAACAAGCAAAAGGTCAACTATCCGGTTTGCGGAACTCAAACAAAGAAGATATTGGTTTCCTCTGACG ATTGGAATTGGATTACTTGTTCTGCAACAGCTTAGTGGAATCAATGGTGTCCTATTCTATTCCAGTACCATCTTTGAAACTGCTG GGGTTACATCAAGCAATGCGGCTACGTGTGGACTTGGTGCTGTTCAG GTCCTTGCCACTGGAGTGACTCTATGGTTCGTGGACAGATCAGGGCGCCGGCTTCTTCTTATT aTTTCTTCCTCTGGAATGACCGTTAGCCTCCTAATTGTTGCAGCATCATTCTATCTAAAG GATTTTGCATCGGAGGATTCTACTTTTTATAACGTATTGGGCATTGTTTCAGTGGTTGGAGTTGTG GCAATGGTAGCGACCTTTTCACTAGGAATTGGAGCCATTCCATGGATTATAATGTCAGAG ATTCTTCCAATCAATATTAAGGGCCTTGCCGGAAGTATTGCAACGCTTGCCAACTGGTTCATTGCCTGGGTGGTGACCATGACTGCAAACTTACTCTTGGACTGGAGCAGTGCAG GAACCTTCACCATTTATATGGTATTGTGTGCCTTTACTGTGGTATTTGTTACACTTTGGGTCCCTGAAACTAAAGGGAGAGCTCTGGAAGAGATTCAGTTTTCCTTCAGATAa
- the LOC115975164 gene encoding xyloglucan endotransglucosylase/hydrolase protein 2-like, producing MDSLVLCLFVTLLAAVGHASAAEDVPWSQNYVILYGQEHTQLLNQGKEIEISMDQSSGSGFRSLKTYGSGFFGMRMKLPNKDTTGIITSFYLRSHTPKHDELDFEFLGSKTQQYMLQTNVFTNGQGFREQRISLWFDPTTDFHNYQILWNQHQVVWFVDDTPIRVFKNNNKIGVGYPAQSMQIEATIWNGSWAGEPNWSQAPFQAYYQGFGIDGCLARNHTIGFSECSSPTFSWNGVKYWKLDSQQQSAYEDVRNKYLVYDYCLAGSKPPPECPSNQ from the exons ATGGATTCATTAGTGCTATGCCTTTTTGTGACTCTGCTTGCTGctgttgggcatgcaagtgcTGCCGAGGATgttccttggtcacaaaactatGTCATCTTGTATGGACAAGAACATACCCAGCTTCTTAACCAAGGGAAAGAGATTGAAATTTCAATGGACCAATCATCAG GTTCAGGTTTTAGGTCCTTAAAAACTTACGGTTCTGGATTCTTTGGTATGAGAATGAAACTCCCGAATAAAGATACAACCGGAATTATTACAAGCTTCTAT CTAAGATCACATACACCCAAGCATGATGAGCtcgattttgagtttttgggtaGTAAGACACAACAATATATGTTGCAAACAAATGTGTTTACAAATGGTCAAGGTTTTAGGGAGCAAAGAATCTCTCTTTGGTTTGATCCAACTACAGACTTTCATAATTACCAAATACTTTGGAACCAACATCAAGTGGT GTGGTTCGTGGATGACACTCCCATAAGAGTGTTTAAGAATAACAACAAAATTGGAGTGGGTTACCCGGCACAATCAATGCAAATAGAGGCAACCATTTGGAATGGATCATGGGCTGGTGAGCCAAATTGGAGTCAAGCACCCTTCCAAGCCTACTATCAAGGATTTGGCATTGATGGTTGCTTAGCTCGAAACCACACCATTGGTTTTTCTGAGTGCTCTTCTCCCACATTTTCATGGAATGGGGTTAAGTACTGGAAGTTAGACAGTCAACAACAAAGTGCATACGAAGATGTGAGAAACAAATACTTGGTTTATGACTATTGTTTAGCTGGCTCCAAACCTCCTCCAGAATGCCCAAGTAACCAGTAG
- the LOC115958681 gene encoding xyloglucan endotransglucosylase/hydrolase protein 2-like, whose amino-acid sequence MDSLVLCLFAILLVASAGDASAAEDVPWSQNYVILYGQEHIQLLNQEKECQISIDQISGSGFRSLKTYNSGFFGMRMKLPNKDTTGIITTFYLRSHTKNHDELDFEFLGTNKTQPYLLHTNVFTNGQGDREERISLWFDPTEDFHDYRLLWNQHQVVWFADGTPIRVFKNNANIGVGYPVQAMQIEATIWSGSWAGEPNWSQAPFQAHYQRFDIDGCSARNNTIASSECNSPTFSWNGEKYWNLDPQQQRAYENVRQKYLVYDYCSVGSKPPPECQNNQLNYP is encoded by the exons ATGGATTCATTAGTGCTTTGTCTTTTTGCAATTCTGCTTGTTGCTTCTGCTGGGGATGCTAGTGCTGCCGAGGATgttccttggtcacaaaactatGTCATCTTGTACGGACAAGAACATATCCAGCTTCTTAACCAAGAGAAAGAGTGTCAAATTTCAATTGACCAAATTTCAG GTTCTGGTTTTAGGTCTTTAAAAACTTACAATTCTGGATTCTTTGGGATGAGAATGAAACTCCCGAATAAAGATACAACTGGAATTATCACAACCTTCTAC CTAAGATCACATACAAAAAACCACGACGAGCtcgattttgagtttttgggtaCTAATAAGACACAACCGTATTTGTTGCACACAAATGTGTTTACAAATGGTCAAGGTGATAGGGAGGAAAGAATCTCTCTTTGGTTTGATCCAACGGAAGACTTTCATGATTACCGGTTACTTTGGAACCAACATCAAGTGGT GTGGTTCGCGGATGGTACTCCCATAAGAGTGTTCAAGAATAATGCAAATATTGGAGTGGGTTACCCGGTACAAGCAATGCAAATAGAGGCGACCATATGGAGTGGATCATGGGCTGGTGAGCCAAATTGGAGTCAAGCACCCTTCCAAGCCCACTATCAAAGATTTGACATTGATGGTTGCTCAGCTCGAAACAACACCATTGCTTCTTCTGAATGCAATTCTCCCACATTTTCATGGAATGGGGAGAAGTATTGGAATTTAGACCCTCAACAACAACGTGCTTATGAAAACGTGAGACAAAAATACTTGGTTTATGACTATTGTTCTGTTGGGTCCAAACCTCCTCCGGAATGCCAAAATAACCAGTTGAATTATCCATAG
- the LOC115959941 gene encoding uncharacterized protein LOC115959941 — protein MDLGDFLKRSSVDLWMLMEATITVASWDEYRSELKHRKESIVELINKATMGPLLSPTKCHAAMVELVELYNDYDGDDHEYHDVLVKLDEHKNKILDIKERLGSLDHQESKASLVELLESIVDMIGEQVRRLKKPENERLLATRVLVGRWVGIVDEWLKLDETRNQVNVADHQVLNESSFEQQQPQPKQKLKLKFRPKKNEAEGAAPQNRERNGAPNEEKSVRESSPLPPKKRRGPE, from the coding sequence ATGGATTTGGGTGATTTCCTGAAAAGGTCAAGCGTAGATTTGTGGATGCTCATGGAAGCAACAATCACCGTGGCTTCTTGGGATGAGTACCGTAGTGAATTAAAGCATCGAAAGGAAAGTATCGTGGAGCTGATCAATAAGGCAACAATGGGTCCTCTTTTGTCCCCAACAAAGTGCCACGCTGCTATGGTTGAGTTGGTTGAGCTCTACAACGACTACGATGGTGATGATCACGAGTACCACGATGTGTTGGTAAAATTGGATGAGCACAAGAACAAGATTCTTGACATAAAGGAGCGTCTTGGTAGTCTTGATCATCAGGAGTCCAAAGCTTCTTTGGTTGAGTTGCTCGAGAGTATAGTAGACATGATTGGAGAGCAAGTGAGACGATTAAAGAAGCCTGAAAATGAAAGGTTATTGGCAACTCGCGTACTTGTGGGCAGGTGGGTTGGTATTGTAGATGAATGGTTAAAGTTGGATGAGACTAGAAATCAGGTTAATGTGGCTGATCACCAAGTTCTGAATGAGAGTAGTTTcgaacaacaacaaccacaaccgAAGCAGAAGTTGAAGTTGAAGTTCAGGCCCAAGAAAAACGAAGCTGAAGGAGCTGCTCctcaaaatagagaaagaaacgGGGCTCCTAATGAAGAAAAATCTGTCCGTGAATCTTCTCCTCTTCctccaaaaaagagaagaggacCAGAGTAG
- the LOC115977043 gene encoding uncharacterized protein LOC115977043 produces the protein MARKSYDLHPNSIIVSWLPQYHDCGLMFLLLTIVSVATCVLTSPGAFVNRPRLWLELISEFSATCTPVPSFALPLVVKRGGIGKGTLPITLWSLRNLIIINEPICRESIEEFVDVFKPFGLNPSCISPYYGLAENCTFVSTAWRGNEDSTSFPNIPTHNKLLPSARLAPWCMNNEEEDMDIIVVNEETCEPVEDGIEGEIWISSPSNASGYLGHPSLTREVFQGRLSNKVSRCFVRTGDRGIVIGEERFLFVTGRCSDTIKLHNNLEIHLHYIETTAYNSCPKFLRGGCLAAFKVSNAIVLVAEK, from the coding sequence ATGGCTAGAAAATCCTATGATCTTCATCCAAACAGTATAATAGTCTCTTGGCTGCCTCAGTACCATGACTGTGGTCTTATGTTTCTATTATTGACCATAGTATCTGTTGCAACATGTGTGCTAACATCACCAGGAGCATTTGTTAATCGTCCAAGGCTATGGCTTGAGTTAATTTCAGAGTTCAGTGCAACTTGCACTCCGGTTCCATCTTTCGCGTTGCCACTTGTGGTCAAGCGAGGTGGTATTGGCAAAGGAACACTACCTATTACTCTATGGAGCTTGAGAAacctaattattattaatgagccTATTTGCAGGGAGTCAATTGAAGAATTTGTGGATGTGTTTAAGCCTTTTGGGTTGAACCCATCATGTATATCCCCATATTATGGATTAGCAGAGAATTGCACGTTTGTTTCAACAGCGTGGAGAGGCAATGAAGATTCTACTTCTTTTCCAAACATTCCAACTCACAACAAGCTCTTGCCTAGTGCAAGACTAGCTCCATGGTGCATGAATAATGAAGAAGAGGACATGGACATTATTGTAGTCAATGAAGAAACATGTGAGCCAGTTGAGGATGGGATTGAAGGAGAGATTTGGATTTCATCCCCTAGTAATGCCTCTGGTTATCTTGGCCACCCGTCTTTAACTCGCGAGGTGTTTCAAGGGAGACTCAGCAATAAGGTGAGCCGGTGCTTTGTCCGGACAGGCGATAGAGGAATTGTTATAGGAGAAGAGAGGTTTCTCTTTGTGACTGGTCGATGTTCAGACACCATCAAGCTCCATAACAACCTAGAAATCCATCTTCATTACATAGAAACTACGGCTTACAATAGTTGTCCAAAGTTTCTTAGAGGAGGTTGCCTTGCCGCGTTTAAGGTCTCAAATGCAATTGTGCTTGTTGCAGAGAAGTGA
- the LOC115974349 gene encoding uncharacterized protein LOC115974349 has protein sequence MGEQTQTEPHLDSTTTTTVSTTTAIVEATAPTPTPTATEITNSPTEITNAAAEAAAAAATTQTSSPPSKIPFRPRKIRKLSPDPNSPQTLAITTQTQTQTQTQTQTPKPKSTKSKTAQPRAIQSIPRIAARSLSCDGEVEIALRHLRSSDPILSPLIDIHQPPVFDTFQTPFLALTRSILYQQLAYKAGTSIYTRFISLCGGEPGVLPETVLALTPQQLRQIGVSGRKASYLHDLARKYQNGILSDSAIVNMDDKSLFTMLTMVNGIGSWSVHMFMIFSLHRPDVLPINDLNVRKGVQLLYNLDELPRPSQMDQLCDKWRPYRSVASWYMWRLAEAKGAPSSAAAVAAGASLQHQQQQQQQQQQQQQQQQQQEEQQHHQQHQMIDPINSILNLGACAWGQ, from the exons ATGGGTGAACAAACCCAAACGGAGCCCCACCTTGACTCCACCACCACTACAACTGTCAGCACAACCACCGCAATCGTGGAAGCCACCGCACCAACTCCAACTCCAACCGCAACAGAAATAACTAATTCCCCAACCGAAATAACCAATGCGGCAGCTGAAGCAGCCGCAGCCGCAGCCACAACCCAAACCTCATCTCCCCCTTCCAAAATCCCCTTCCGTCCTCGAAAGATTCGAAAACTCTCACCCGACCCGAATTCCCCTCAAACCCTTGCAATCaccacccaaacccaaacccaaacccaaacccaaacccaaactccGAAACCGAAATCTACCAAATCGAAAACCGCTCAGCCCCGCGCAATCCAATCCATACCCCGAATCGCGGCGAGGTCTCTCTCTTGCGACGGCGAGGTCGAAATCGCTCTCCGCCATCTCCGAAGCTCGGATCCGATTCTCTCTCCCTTAATCGATATCCACCAACCGCCAGTGTTCGACACTTTCCAAACCCCATTCTTAGCCCTAACCAGAAGCATTCTCTACCAGCAGCTCGCGTACAAAGCCGGAACTTCAATCTACACTCGCTTCATCTCCCTCTGCGGCGGCGAGCCCGGCGTTCTCCCCGAAACCGTTCTCGCCTTGACCCCTCAGCAGCTCCGCCAAATCGGCGTCTCCGGCCGAAAAGCCAGTTACCTTCACGACCTAGCGAGAAAATACCAGAACGGAATTCTATCCGATTCGGCGATTGTAAATATGGACGACAAGTCGCTGTTTACTATGCTCACTATGGTCAATGGGATTGGCTCTTGGTCCGTACACATGTTCATGATTTTCTCGCTGCACAGACCAGACGTGCTTCCGATCAATGATCTCAATGTCCGTAAAGGTGTTCAGTTACTCTACAATCTCGACGAATTGCCTCGCCCTTCGCAGATGGATCAATTGTGTGACAAGTGGAGGCCTTACCGCTCCGTCGCGTCTTGGTATATGTGGCGGCTCGCCGAAGCGAAAGGAGCTCCTTCAAGTGCGGCTGCTGTCGCGGCCGGAGCTAGTTTGCAGCATcaacaacagcagcagcagcaacagcaacagcaacagcagcagcagcagcagcaggaGGAACAGCAGCACCATCAGCAGCATCAGATGATTGATCCAATTAATAGCATTCTCAATCTTGG GGCCTGTGCTTGGGGACAATGA